In the genome of Dyadobacter fermentans DSM 18053, the window CAGCATTTCGCCGATCTCCGTGTGCGTGTAACCATCCACCAAATGCAGGTTGATGATCATCCGGTATCCATCCGGCAGCGTGCTGATTATGTTCAGCAGCACATTCATGTCCATTTGCGTGATTACCCTGCCGTAGTCGCCCGAATCAATCTCCCGCTGGTAGTCGTCCAGGTTCGAATGCAGCTGCTGTTCCTTGGTGGTCCGGTGGTAGTAGTTGATCGCCGTCCTGATCACCACCGATTTCACCCAGCTATCAATCACCTCGACATTCCTTAATTCATTGATATTTTTGAAAACCTTGATAAATCCTTCCTGGAAAATGTCCTCCGCTTCCGCCTTTGTTTTGGCATACCGGAGGCAAAGTCCAAGCAGCCTGGACTTGTACCGTTCGTAGAATGCCGTCTGCGCCCTGGTATCGCCTGTTTGACAAGCCCTTACCAGATCGGCCAGCGAACTATATTTCTTGTTTCGGAAAAGGGACATTCAAAGGGGTCGAGAAGTGTATCGTTGATTAGCTATTTCCTGTTCATCGTTCTAGTGCTGTCTGATAAGTCATGCTCACGAAATTCCCGTCCTGATCAAAATTCAGCCAGCAGTTCTCCTCTGTTCCCTGCATGCTGATCACATAGCCCGTCCCCGCCGGATCAGAAAATTTATATCCCTCGGCAATTTTCATCCCTGAAAAAGCAGGTGAATTCTGGATAAAGGTCTGCATTTTTCCAGGCAGTTCCTTCACATCGTAATAAAAAGCTTCAGCCCGGTAAATGGTATTGATTAATTTACCCGAACCATCAAATGTAAATGAATAGTTGGTACTCGATGCGGTGGAAGCATGCACGAAGTATTGTTTTTCATTTTTTTCAGTAATCGAAACCGTCCCGCCCGAAAATCTCAGCTTTTCTCTTTCAATAAAACTGACAGCCGGCCCCGGCAGCGTGGTAAGTTCTTCTTTGGTTAACGGGTACGAAAACTTCACGTAAGGTTCCAGCCGGAGCATGTATTTCACCGGGTCCGACGGTTTGTTTTGTATCCAGGTAAGCAAATAGTTATTGTTATTCCAAGTGTATTTCGAACTGAACACTTTATCCACAGCTGGCTGAGGGACAGGTTCTTT includes:
- a CDS encoding RNA polymerase sigma factor, with amino-acid sequence MSLFRNKKYSSLADLVRACQTGDTRAQTAFYERYKSRLLGLCLRYAKTKAEAEDIFQEGFIKVFKNINELRNVEVIDSWVKSVVIRTAINYYHRTTKEQQLHSNLDDYQREIDSGDYGRVITQMDMNVLLNIISTLPDGYRMIINLHLVDGYTHTEIGEMLGISDSTSRSQFLRGRNLLMKKLQEKGITQYEIF